A stretch of the Bradyrhizobium arachidis genome encodes the following:
- a CDS encoding GntR family transcriptional regulator produces the protein MKRELPAGTVMQERRLAEFLDISRTPIREALYRLETEGLVARAPGNSLIVKEFSLQEFIEILQVRRVLEAEAAVLSIGRIASPELDDVEAQILRLRERGDPNTPENREVDRRFHALLAENSGNAVLAGLIRDLRLKTQMFNLSRLPERFIPVHNEHLAIIAALRAKDPAAIRAGVDTHIENIKLSIMRKLGAIG, from the coding sequence GTGAAGCGCGAGCTACCGGCCGGCACGGTGATGCAAGAACGGCGGCTTGCCGAGTTTCTCGACATCTCGCGCACGCCGATCCGCGAGGCGCTCTATCGCCTGGAAACCGAGGGGCTGGTGGCGCGTGCGCCCGGCAACAGCCTGATCGTCAAGGAATTCTCTCTCCAGGAGTTCATCGAGATCCTGCAGGTCCGCCGGGTGCTCGAGGCAGAGGCGGCGGTGCTGTCGATCGGTCGCATTGCGTCGCCGGAGCTCGATGATGTGGAGGCGCAGATCCTGCGCCTGCGCGAACGCGGCGATCCGAATACGCCGGAGAATCGTGAAGTCGACAGGCGATTCCACGCGCTGCTCGCCGAAAACAGCGGCAATGCAGTTCTCGCCGGCTTGATCCGCGATCTGCGCCTGAAGACCCAGATGTTCAATCTCAGCCGACTGCCGGAGCGCTTCATTCCCGTCCATAACGAGCACCTGGCTATCATCGCCGCGTTGCGAGCCAAAGATCCTGCGGCAATTCGTGCTGGCGTCGACACCCACATTGAAAATATCAAGCTCAGCATCATGCGCAAGCTTGGCGCGATTGGCTGA
- a CDS encoding transporter substrate-binding domain-containing protein: MISRRQFSLLAVGIGLTLAAPASAADFELIQPGKLLVATQGTFAPFSMRGPDGELDGLEIRVVKEIARRLKLEYTPVITQFDAALVGLLSGQYDMTSVSMDITAARQKQVTFADGWLASGAMILTRKTTGIRTGDDLKGKNVGAVAASTFGKIAEQSGATLKSYKAEVDAVQDLVNDNLDAVVTDAVAANYAIKARKLPLVTGEGTLSQVQKGFAIQKGKPNLTKAINGALADMIADGTYARLTTDLIGFDPHPKEPIRSEL; this comes from the coding sequence ATGATTTCGCGACGGCAATTCTCCCTCCTGGCAGTCGGCATCGGCCTGACGCTCGCAGCTCCCGCATCCGCCGCCGATTTCGAGCTGATTCAGCCAGGCAAGCTGCTGGTGGCGACGCAGGGCACGTTCGCTCCTTTTTCAATGCGCGGGCCGGATGGCGAGCTCGATGGTCTCGAGATCCGCGTCGTCAAGGAGATCGCGCGTCGTCTCAAGCTTGAATACACGCCCGTCATCACCCAGTTCGATGCCGCTCTCGTCGGCCTTCTCTCCGGCCAATACGACATGACCAGTGTCTCGATGGACATTACGGCGGCGCGCCAGAAGCAGGTGACCTTCGCCGATGGCTGGCTCGCATCAGGAGCGATGATCCTCACCCGCAAGACGACCGGCATCCGCACCGGCGACGACCTGAAGGGCAAGAATGTCGGCGCCGTGGCGGCCTCGACCTTCGGCAAGATTGCTGAGCAGAGCGGCGCGACGCTCAAGAGCTACAAGGCCGAGGTCGATGCCGTGCAGGATCTCGTCAACGACAATCTCGACGCCGTCGTCACCGATGCGGTCGCCGCCAACTACGCGATCAAGGCCAGGAAGTTGCCGCTGGTCACGGGCGAGGGCACACTGAGCCAGGTTCAGAAGGGATTCGCCATCCAGAAGGGCAAGCCGAATCTCACGAAGGCTATCAATGGCGCCTTGGCGGATATGATTGCAGACGGAACCTACGCCAGGCTGACGACGGATTTGATCGGTTTCGACCCTCACCCCAAGGAGCCGATCCGCAGCGAACTCTGA
- a CDS encoding amino acid ABC transporter permease: MNLTNINEWIVDFAAYLPGFAKAAGIVLVLTLLIIGVSWICGLIAALGKQSRLKFVRSAASFYVWFIRGTPTLVQVFIVYFGFPQLGLKLSPFVAGTLALGISSGAYVAETIRAGLTAIPKGQMESALALGMSRAGAMQRIILPQVFRIILPSLTNEAIAALKNTSLLSTITVVELTLYSQLLIASTFRPFDFYIASAFIYLVMTSLLSRLAHWLERRYALRY, translated from the coding sequence ATGAACCTGACGAACATCAACGAGTGGATCGTCGACTTCGCGGCCTATCTGCCGGGCTTCGCGAAGGCCGCAGGGATCGTTCTCGTCCTGACGCTGCTGATCATCGGGGTGAGCTGGATCTGCGGTCTGATCGCCGCGCTCGGCAAGCAGTCGCGACTGAAGTTCGTCCGTTCCGCCGCGTCCTTCTATGTCTGGTTCATCCGCGGCACGCCGACGCTGGTCCAGGTGTTCATCGTCTATTTCGGCTTTCCGCAGCTGGGCCTGAAACTGTCGCCGTTCGTCGCCGGCACGCTCGCGCTCGGCATTTCCAGCGGCGCCTATGTCGCCGAGACCATCCGCGCCGGCCTCACCGCGATCCCCAAGGGCCAGATGGAATCGGCGCTGGCACTCGGCATGAGCCGCGCCGGCGCGATGCAGCGCATCATCCTGCCGCAGGTGTTCCGCATCATTCTTCCCTCGCTCACCAACGAGGCGATCGCGGCGCTGAAGAACACCTCGCTGTTGTCGACCATCACGGTGGTCGAGCTGACGCTCTATTCGCAGCTCCTGATCGCGAGCACCTTCCGGCCCTTCGACTTCTACATCGCCAGCGCGTTCATCTACCTCGTCATGACATCTCTGCTCTCCAGGCTCGCGCACTGGCTCGAGCGGCGCTACGCGCTGCGTTACTGA
- a CDS encoding amino acid ABC transporter ATP-binding protein — protein MTATPADAPILRLKDIRKRFDANEVLKGVSLDVAAGEVISIIGASGSGKSTFLRCVNLMEIPDEGFMDFGRFSFDYIEGARRQPTPLQLRELRAQIGMVFQSYNLWPHMTVLENVIEAPVRVKKVPRKEAVEQAEALLQRIGLYEKRGAYPSKLSGGQQQRVAIVRALAMKPEVMLFDEVTSALDPELVGEVLELMGSLAADGMTMLLVTHEIAFARDVSSRVVFFDQGVIAEAGAPGDVLADPRSDRLRQFLRRVLHQGVAG, from the coding sequence GTGACTGCGACGCCAGCCGATGCGCCGATCCTGAGACTGAAGGACATCCGCAAGCGCTTCGATGCGAACGAGGTGCTGAAGGGCGTATCGCTCGACGTTGCCGCCGGCGAAGTGATCTCCATCATCGGCGCCAGCGGCTCTGGCAAGAGCACGTTCTTGCGCTGCGTCAACCTGATGGAGATCCCGGACGAAGGCTTCATGGATTTCGGCCGTTTCTCCTTCGACTACATCGAGGGGGCGCGGCGCCAGCCGACGCCGCTCCAGCTCCGCGAGCTGCGCGCGCAGATCGGGATGGTGTTCCAGAGCTACAATCTGTGGCCACACATGACGGTGCTCGAAAACGTCATCGAGGCACCGGTGCGGGTCAAGAAGGTGCCGCGCAAGGAAGCGGTCGAACAGGCGGAGGCGCTGCTTCAGCGCATCGGTTTGTACGAGAAGCGCGGCGCCTATCCCTCAAAACTGTCCGGCGGACAGCAGCAGCGCGTGGCGATCGTGCGGGCGCTCGCCATGAAGCCGGAGGTTATGCTGTTTGACGAGGTGACCTCCGCGCTCGATCCCGAACTCGTCGGCGAGGTGCTGGAGCTGATGGGGTCGCTCGCCGCCGACGGCATGACCATGCTGCTCGTCACCCATGAGATTGCGTTTGCACGCGACGTGTCCTCGCGCGTCGTCTTCTTCGATCAGGGCGTCATTGCCGAGGCGGGTGCGCCTGGCGACGTCCTTGCCGATCCCAGGAGCGATCGATTGCGCCAGTTCCTCAGGCGTGTGCTGCATCAGGGCGTGGCCGGATGA
- a CDS encoding hydroxyacid dehydrogenase: MVETSRTCLIVQPIHQAGLDLLARGGLMLRHLKQADAQTLVREASDCVAVVTRSAGFPAAAIEVAPALRVIGSHGVGVDAIDVPLATARGIAVVNAPHSNVRAVAEHAIALIFALAKSLAAADRATRAGDFGFKYRTRLVELEGLTLGIVGFGSIGRQTAVLAKALGLKVIAHSLETALEIYAEIGVEPVADLHELLSRSDIVSLHLPLTASTKELIGAAELAAMRPGSFLVNTGRGGVVDEMALIDALDNSPLAGAGLDVFASEHMPADHPLLHHPRLLLTPHIAGSTEASLARTAEDVARGVLALLAGERPRFLVNPAVWPQRRGART; this comes from the coding sequence ATGGTTGAGACTTCGCGAACCTGCCTGATCGTTCAGCCGATCCATCAGGCCGGGCTGGATCTTCTCGCGCGAGGCGGGCTCATGCTGCGCCATCTCAAGCAGGCGGATGCACAAACGCTCGTCCGGGAGGCTAGCGACTGCGTCGCCGTCGTGACGCGCAGCGCCGGCTTTCCGGCCGCTGCGATCGAGGTCGCGCCGGCGCTCCGGGTGATCGGCTCCCATGGCGTCGGCGTCGACGCGATCGACGTTCCGCTCGCAACCGCACGCGGCATCGCCGTCGTCAATGCACCGCACAGCAATGTGCGCGCGGTCGCCGAACATGCGATTGCACTGATCTTCGCGCTGGCCAAGTCACTGGCTGCAGCTGACCGCGCCACGCGCGCCGGCGATTTCGGCTTCAAATATCGCACCCGGCTCGTGGAGCTCGAGGGGCTGACGCTCGGCATTGTCGGCTTCGGCAGCATCGGCCGCCAGACCGCGGTGCTCGCGAAGGCGCTCGGGCTGAAGGTGATTGCCCATTCGCTGGAGACCGCGCTGGAGATCTATGCGGAGATCGGCGTCGAGCCCGTGGCGGATCTTCATGAACTGCTTTCGCGCTCCGATATCGTCTCGCTGCATTTGCCGCTGACCGCATCCACCAAGGAGCTGATCGGCGCGGCGGAACTTGCGGCGATGCGGCCGGGCTCCTTTCTGGTGAACACCGGCCGTGGCGGTGTCGTGGACGAGATGGCGCTCATCGATGCGCTCGACAACAGTCCTCTTGCCGGTGCCGGTCTCGATGTCTTCGCAAGCGAACACATGCCGGCGGATCACCCTCTGCTGCACCACCCGCGGCTGCTGCTGACGCCGCACATCGCCGGCTCGACCGAAGCGAGCCTTGCCCGCACCGCGGAGGACGTTGCCCGCGGCGTCCTGGCGCTGCTCGCCGGCGAACGGCCCCGTTTCCTCGTCAACCCGGCGGTCTGGCCGCAACGCCGCGGAGCACGCACATGA
- a CDS encoding Zn-dependent hydrolase: protein MTIHPRLSADRELAIRLFDQLAEQSRDEPGVTRDAYGAGEQRAHDLISEEAAELGFIRAVDAAGNLLLTLPGTEPGLPAWVVGSHLDSVPHGGNFDGAAGVIAGLAAVAGLKRAGRLPRRPVIVVATRAEESNWFPASYIGSRTLLGLLPPELLDLPRSDTGRPLRDHMRELGLSPEGVAKGERLLAPERVHGFVETHIEQGPALEAEKIPLGLVTGISGSFRYRKARCLGSYGHSGAVPRRHRQDAVFAVSDLIQSLDRLWSELDGAGRAATITFGEVFTDASQHGFSKIPGELNFCLDVRSADRDLLDDIHARLMAFVAEIETRRGVRFALGERTGSQPAVMSAELLRQLGSIADRLGIPHLSMPSGAGHDAAVFANASIPSIMLFVRNQNGSHNPHEAMRIEDFHAVATVLTHLILE, encoded by the coding sequence ATGACCATTCACCCACGGCTCAGCGCGGACCGCGAGCTTGCGATTCGCCTCTTCGATCAATTGGCGGAACAGAGTCGCGACGAGCCCGGTGTGACCCGCGATGCCTATGGCGCCGGCGAGCAGCGCGCGCATGATCTCATCAGCGAGGAGGCCGCCGAGCTCGGTTTCATTCGCGCCGTCGACGCTGCCGGCAATCTTTTGCTCACTCTGCCGGGAACGGAGCCCGGTCTTCCGGCCTGGGTCGTCGGCTCGCATCTCGACTCCGTGCCGCATGGCGGCAACTTTGACGGGGCCGCCGGCGTCATCGCCGGGCTTGCCGCGGTTGCAGGACTGAAGCGTGCGGGCCGGCTGCCGCGACGCCCGGTCATTGTCGTCGCCACGCGCGCCGAGGAGAGCAACTGGTTTCCTGCCTCTTATATCGGCAGCCGCACCCTGCTCGGCCTGCTGCCCCCCGAGTTACTCGACCTGCCTCGCTCCGATACCGGCCGCCCGCTGCGCGACCACATGCGCGAGCTCGGATTGTCGCCTGAAGGCGTCGCCAAGGGCGAGCGGCTGCTCGCCCCCGAGCGCGTCCACGGGTTCGTCGAAACGCATATCGAACAGGGACCGGCGCTCGAAGCCGAGAAGATTCCACTGGGCCTCGTCACCGGCATCAGCGGCAGTTTTCGCTATCGCAAGGCACGTTGCCTCGGCAGCTACGGGCATTCCGGCGCGGTGCCGCGCCGGCATCGTCAAGACGCAGTGTTCGCCGTCTCGGATCTGATCCAGTCACTCGACCGGCTCTGGAGCGAGCTCGACGGCGCCGGCCGAGCCGCGACCATCACGTTCGGCGAGGTCTTCACCGACGCGAGCCAGCACGGCTTCAGCAAGATCCCGGGCGAACTCAATTTCTGCCTCGACGTGCGCAGCGCTGATCGCGATCTCCTGGATGACATCCACGCGCGGCTAATGGCCTTCGTCGCCGAGATCGAGACCAGACGCGGCGTCCGCTTCGCGCTCGGCGAGCGAACCGGGAGCCAGCCGGCCGTAATGAGCGCAGAGTTGTTGCGGCAGCTCGGCAGCATCGCCGATCGCCTTGGCATCCCGCATCTGTCGATGCCGAGCGGTGCGGGCCACGATGCGGCGGTGTTCGCCAATGCCAGCATTCCCAGCATCATGCTGTTCGTGCGCAACCAGAATGGCAGCCACAATCCGCATGAAGCGATGCGGATCGAGGATTTTCACGCCGTGGCCACCGTCCTCACCCATCTGATACTGGAATGA
- a CDS encoding LamB/YcsF family protein, translating to MTLIDMNCDMGEGFGVYTLGDDAEMLRTVTSANIACGFHAGDPLVMHRTLTDAKANGVQAGAHPGFLDLWGFGRRPIQGERPADIEKIVLYQVGALMALASDAGHAIRHVKTHGALGNIAAEDRDLAEAVARAIRTIDRNLIFVVMPGQETERAGERFGLPLVREIYADRAYADNGNLVSRRLAGAVIHDAEVASERVIRMVEDRAITCLSGTRLPTRIDSVCVHGDTPGAVAMAQRLRERLAAAGITLAPMSQVIAA from the coding sequence ATGACTCTGATCGATATGAACTGCGACATGGGCGAAGGTTTTGGTGTCTACACGCTCGGCGATGACGCAGAGATGCTGCGAACCGTCACCTCTGCGAACATCGCCTGCGGCTTCCATGCCGGTGATCCCCTGGTCATGCATCGCACCTTGACGGATGCGAAGGCCAACGGCGTGCAGGCCGGTGCGCATCCCGGCTTCCTCGATCTCTGGGGTTTTGGCCGCAGGCCGATCCAAGGCGAGCGTCCCGCCGACATCGAGAAGATCGTGCTCTATCAGGTGGGCGCGCTTATGGCGCTTGCATCCGATGCCGGTCACGCCATTCGCCACGTCAAGACGCACGGCGCGCTCGGCAACATCGCCGCCGAGGACCGCGATCTCGCCGAAGCGGTGGCGCGGGCAATCCGCACCATCGATCGCAACCTGATCTTCGTGGTCATGCCCGGTCAGGAGACCGAGCGAGCCGGCGAGAGATTCGGCCTGCCGCTGGTGCGCGAGATCTATGCCGATCGCGCCTATGCCGACAACGGCAATCTGGTGTCGCGTCGTCTTGCGGGCGCCGTGATTCATGATGCGGAGGTCGCCTCTGAACGGGTCATTCGCATGGTTGAGGATCGCGCCATCACCTGTCTGTCGGGAACGCGGCTGCCGACCCGGATCGACAGCGTCTGCGTCCACGGCGATACGCCGGGCGCGGTCGCGATGGCGCAGCGCCTGCGCGAGCGGCTCGCTGCCGCCGGCATCACCCTTGCCCCGATGTCGCAGGTCATCGCCGCCTGA
- the pxpB gene encoding 5-oxoprolinase subunit PxpB, with product MTSDSLYALPRFCRSGDAALTIEVGDGIDADVNARVVDLDRALTGRALPGIVEIVPTYRTLLVCFDPTVLSRRTVEAEVMSLWPPVKPKGQIHRRWTVPVAYGGDNGMDLDWLAERLDTTTDDIVARHSAAEYRVYMIGFMPGFAYLGGLDPRLHVDRRPEPRLVTPPCSVSVGGQQAAIAPPLAAPSGWHMLGRTPVRSYDPRRTHEAFLFCAGDLIRFRPIGVAEFAALERAADAGEIIAEKEEVEV from the coding sequence ATGACATCTGACTCACTCTACGCCCTACCGCGTTTCTGCCGGTCCGGCGACGCGGCGCTGACGATCGAGGTCGGAGACGGCATCGACGCGGACGTCAATGCGCGTGTCGTCGATCTCGACCGCGCCCTGACCGGGCGTGCACTGCCCGGCATCGTGGAAATCGTGCCGACCTACCGCACGCTGCTGGTCTGCTTCGATCCGACCGTGCTGTCACGGCGCACCGTCGAGGCCGAGGTGATGTCGCTGTGGCCGCCGGTTAAGCCAAAAGGACAGATTCACCGGCGCTGGACCGTTCCTGTCGCCTATGGCGGCGACAACGGGATGGATCTCGACTGGCTCGCAGAGCGTCTCGACACGACGACCGACGACATCGTGGCGCGGCACAGCGCGGCCGAGTATCGCGTCTACATGATCGGCTTCATGCCGGGATTTGCCTATCTCGGCGGGCTCGACCCGCGGCTTCATGTCGATCGACGCCCGGAGCCCAGGCTGGTGACACCGCCTTGCAGCGTCTCCGTCGGAGGCCAGCAGGCGGCGATCGCGCCTCCGCTCGCCGCTCCCAGCGGGTGGCACATGCTGGGACGCACACCGGTGCGCTCCTATGATCCCCGTCGCACGCACGAAGCCTTCCTGTTCTGCGCCGGCGATCTCATTCGCTTCCGCCCTATCGGTGTTGCGGAATTTGCCGCGCTCGAGCGCGCCGCGGACGCCGGCGAGATCATCGCTGAGAAGGAAGAAGTCGAGGTTTGA
- a CDS encoding biotin-dependent carboxyltransferase family protein, with protein sequence MSAHLEIIEPGLATTIQDLGRRGLQRFGISASGVMDPIALATANALVGNATDTAALEITLAGPVLTSVGADIRVALAGADFSISIDGRPVTSHESHDLMAGQRLAIGTARDGARSVLAVSGGFAIAPMLGSLSTHSRSQLGGLNGGPLRKSDRLPLAVPRLPASPHLMVSPAHRRRAQGPVRVLLGPQDDAFGAEGLATFFGSEYAVTALSDRMGCRLEGPRIQHAGAVGIVSDGTVFGSIQIPGNGQPIILLADRQTTGGYPKIATVISADLPRLAQLRPGEHLRFQAIEEDDAVKLARAVRQQIDRIGDALIEVHGGGLTSEHLLASNLISGVISALEWIQADAATCGPPAT encoded by the coding sequence ATGTCTGCCCATCTTGAAATCATCGAGCCCGGCCTTGCGACGACCATCCAGGATCTCGGCCGCCGCGGCCTGCAACGCTTCGGCATCTCGGCGTCCGGCGTGATGGATCCGATTGCGCTTGCCACGGCGAATGCGCTGGTCGGCAACGCTACCGATACCGCCGCGCTCGAAATCACGCTGGCGGGACCGGTGCTCACCTCCGTCGGGGCCGACATCCGCGTCGCGCTCGCCGGCGCGGATTTCTCGATCAGCATCGACGGCCGGCCGGTGACCTCCCACGAGTCGCACGATCTGATGGCGGGTCAGCGTCTCGCGATCGGGACGGCGCGGGACGGCGCGCGGTCCGTTCTTGCCGTCTCCGGCGGCTTTGCGATCGCACCGATGCTCGGCAGCCTCTCCACCCATTCGCGCAGCCAGCTTGGCGGCCTCAACGGCGGTCCGTTACGCAAGAGCGACAGGTTGCCGCTCGCGGTCCCTCGCCTGCCGGCGAGTCCGCACCTGATGGTGTCCCCTGCACATCGCCGCCGTGCGCAGGGACCCGTTCGCGTCCTGCTCGGACCGCAGGATGACGCTTTTGGCGCAGAAGGCCTCGCCACCTTCTTCGGTTCCGAGTACGCCGTCACGGCGCTGTCCGATCGCATGGGCTGCCGGCTCGAAGGGCCCCGGATTCAGCATGCCGGCGCTGTCGGTATTGTGTCCGACGGCACGGTGTTCGGCAGCATCCAGATTCCCGGCAACGGCCAGCCGATCATCCTGCTCGCCGATCGCCAGACGACCGGCGGCTATCCGAAAATTGCCACCGTCATCTCAGCAGATCTTCCCCGCCTGGCTCAGCTTCGCCCTGGCGAGCACCTCCGTTTTCAAGCAATCGAGGAAGACGACGCCGTCAAGCTCGCACGTGCGGTGCGACAACAGATCGATCGCATCGGCGATGCATTGATCGAGGTTCACGGCGGCGGTCTCACAAGTGAGCATCTCCTGGCCAGCAATCTCATCAGCGGCGTGATCTCTGCTCTCGAATGGATTCAAGCCGATGCCGCGACCTGCGGCCCACCAGCCACCTGA
- a CDS encoding dihydrodipicolinate synthase family protein, protein MALLNETANGVYVIAVTPFTETGALDLDSTDRMVDFYLEKGATGLTLLGMMGEAPKLTADESRRLVRHVLKRTAGRVPIVVGVSGPGLAAMAELTHAVMDDGAAGVMVAPPSSLRTDDQIVGYYDMVGEAIAGAPLVLQDFPLTTQVQFTPKVILTIVERLSNLVMLKHEDWPGLAKLSALRAASDAGKTRRISILVGNGGVFLPEELSRGADGAMTGFAYPEMMVDVWRAHTAGNIDRAHDLFDAYLPLARYEQQPGPGLAIRKHVLARRGVIASATLRKPSAVLSAADIADIERLIARQTRRLKELG, encoded by the coding sequence ATGGCTTTGCTCAACGAAACCGCGAACGGCGTCTACGTGATCGCGGTAACCCCGTTCACCGAGACAGGAGCGCTCGACCTCGACAGCACCGACCGCATGGTCGACTTCTATCTGGAGAAGGGCGCAACCGGGCTCACTTTACTCGGCATGATGGGCGAAGCGCCCAAGCTCACAGCGGACGAGTCCCGGCGACTGGTTCGCCACGTCCTCAAGCGCACCGCCGGTCGCGTGCCGATCGTCGTTGGTGTATCGGGGCCCGGTCTGGCCGCGATGGCCGAGCTCACCCACGCGGTGATGGACGATGGCGCCGCAGGTGTCATGGTGGCGCCGCCCTCCTCGCTGCGCACCGACGATCAGATCGTCGGCTATTATGACATGGTCGGCGAGGCGATCGCCGGCGCGCCGCTCGTGCTCCAAGATTTCCCGCTGACCACTCAAGTGCAGTTCACGCCCAAGGTGATCCTGACCATCGTCGAGCGGCTCAGCAATCTCGTGATGCTCAAGCATGAGGATTGGCCGGGCCTTGCAAAACTGTCCGCGCTGCGTGCGGCCAGTGATGCCGGAAAAACCCGGCGGATCTCGATCCTGGTCGGCAACGGTGGCGTCTTCCTGCCAGAGGAGCTCAGCCGCGGCGCCGACGGTGCCATGACCGGCTTCGCCTATCCGGAGATGATGGTAGACGTCTGGCGCGCCCATACGGCTGGCAACATCGATCGCGCCCACGACCTGTTCGATGCCTATCTGCCGCTGGCTCGTTACGAGCAACAGCCCGGCCCTGGTCTTGCCATTCGCAAACATGTTCTGGCCAGGCGTGGTGTCATTGCATCCGCAACCCTGCGCAAGCCAAGCGCAGTGCTGTCGGCCGCCGACATTGCCGATATCGAGCGGCTGATTGCGCGTCAGACCCGCCGCCTCAAAGAACTCGGCTGA
- a CDS encoding LysR family transcriptional regulator, with amino-acid sequence MDWERVRIFLEVARAGQISKASKRLRLNHTTVARQLTSLENSLNAKLLERGVSGCTLTAAGEVLLAAAERAESEFLKVGSNIGDVEAITGTVRVGAPDGLGNYFLADRLGVLASRYPGLIIQLVPLPRTFSLPRREADIAITLDRPKQGRLIMSKLTNYTLSVYAADSYLAREGPIGSSADLAGRLFVTHVEDFVYSQALDYASALGRLMSRRYECGSVVAQIEAVRSGHGIGILHDYAAQRYPQLKRLLPDVRFIRSYWLTSHPDTHEARRVQEVYRFIAASAKAARLSFELN; translated from the coding sequence ATGGATTGGGAACGTGTCCGTATATTCCTTGAAGTTGCGCGCGCCGGGCAGATCTCGAAGGCCTCGAAACGTCTGCGGCTAAATCACACGACTGTCGCTCGCCAGCTAACTTCACTGGAGAACAGCCTCAACGCCAAGCTGCTCGAGCGAGGTGTGTCGGGTTGCACGCTGACGGCCGCGGGCGAGGTCTTGCTTGCAGCTGCGGAACGCGCGGAGAGCGAGTTTCTCAAGGTTGGCTCGAATATCGGAGACGTCGAGGCGATCACCGGCACCGTGCGTGTCGGAGCACCGGACGGGCTTGGCAACTATTTCCTGGCCGATCGTCTCGGAGTGCTTGCATCGAGATATCCCGGACTCATCATTCAGCTCGTACCGCTACCGCGCACCTTCTCCTTGCCGCGCCGCGAAGCGGACATAGCGATCACCCTCGATCGGCCGAAGCAGGGCCGTTTGATCATGTCAAAACTGACCAACTACACGCTCAGCGTCTACGCGGCAGACAGCTACCTCGCGCGCGAAGGGCCGATCGGCAGCAGCGCCGATTTGGCGGGGCGCCTTTTCGTCACGCATGTCGAGGATTTCGTTTACAGCCAGGCATTGGACTATGCGTCGGCTCTTGGGCGCCTCATGTCGCGCCGCTACGAGTGCGGAAGCGTGGTCGCTCAGATTGAAGCCGTCCGCTCCGGCCACGGCATCGGAATATTGCACGACTATGCGGCACAGCGCTATCCACAGCTCAAGCGTCTTCTTCCAGACGTGAGATTCATTCGAAGTTATTGGCTTACCTCGCACCCCGACACGCACGAGGCGCGAAGGGTCCAAGAGGTCTATCGCTTCATCGCCGCGTCGGCGAAAGCAGCTAGGCTCTCTTTCGAGTTGAACTGA
- a CDS encoding MBL fold metallo-hydrolase yields MMLDRLFDSAKRSGRQKLANNSAVDLSRRSFLAAGCLCLGCGLPTASFADAPMAKGQAPAFYRLMLGDFEVVVLSDGTNMLPATKLLRGDPARLEEALRRNYLGALVETSHNSFLVNTGSKLVLIDAGAGSLLGPNSGHLLSNLRAAGHRPEQIDEIYLTHLHADHIGGLVAEGQRAFPNATIHVSKRDTDFWLSEANMRAAPAEAKRFFQAALVSITPYMEAGKLVVFDGNAELISGVRAQTAYGHTPGHTMYVVESRGEKLVLWGDVVHVAAVQFADPSVTIGYDVDAVEAEHVHELAFADAAENGYLVGGAHISFPGLGHVRRNGEKAYTYVPLNYSQGKLGG; encoded by the coding sequence ATGATGCTCGACCGTTTGTTTGATAGTGCGAAACGCTCCGGCCGGCAGAAGCTGGCAAACAACAGCGCCGTCGATCTGAGCCGCCGTTCGTTCCTGGCCGCCGGCTGCCTTTGCCTGGGGTGCGGGCTGCCGACGGCATCGTTTGCCGATGCGCCTATGGCCAAAGGCCAAGCACCTGCGTTCTATCGATTGATGCTCGGGGATTTCGAAGTGGTGGTTCTGTCCGACGGCACCAACATGCTCCCGGCTACGAAGTTGCTGCGGGGCGACCCTGCTCGGCTTGAGGAAGCACTGAGACGCAACTACCTTGGCGCCCTCGTCGAGACGTCGCATAATTCGTTTCTGGTGAACACCGGCAGTAAGCTGGTGTTGATCGACGCAGGCGCCGGCTCACTCTTGGGACCCAATAGCGGCCATCTCCTAAGCAATCTTCGCGCCGCGGGCCATAGACCGGAGCAGATCGACGAGATCTATCTCACGCATCTGCATGCTGATCACATCGGCGGACTCGTGGCTGAGGGGCAACGCGCCTTTCCCAACGCGACTATACATGTCAGCAAGCGGGATACCGATTTCTGGCTCAGCGAGGCAAACATGCGCGCCGCCCCCGCTGAAGCGAAGCGGTTCTTTCAGGCTGCCTTGGTTTCGATCACCCCGTACATGGAGGCTGGCAAGCTCGTCGTTTTCGATGGAAATGCCGAGCTGATTTCTGGCGTGCGCGCGCAAACAGCCTATGGGCACACGCCCGGACACACCATGTACGTGGTCGAGAGCCGGGGGGAAAAGCTGGTTCTGTGGGGTGATGTCGTGCATGTCGCCGCCGTGCAATTCGCGGACCCATCCGTCACAATCGGTTACGATGTGGATGCAGTTGAGGCCGAACACGTCCACGAGCTCGCCTTCGCAGATGCCGCGGAGAACGGCTATCTGGTCGGTGGCGCGCACATATCGTTTCCTGGGCTGGGCCACGTCCGTCGCAACGGCGAGAAAGCGTACACGTATGTGCCCTTGAATTACTCGCAGGGTAAATTGGGCGGCTAA